Genomic DNA from Magnolia sinica isolate HGM2019 chromosome 4, MsV1, whole genome shotgun sequence:
tgatataaaaaataaagtagattcaaacagtgatgattgatcattaaaaacttatgtcAGCCATAAAAGTTTcagtcaagcttatatttgttatttatttattttattaccttcattCTGATTTGTGTACCCTCATCCAaactttgatggcaaataaaaaaatatggtgggccttaaggaattttttaatggcggCATTCAAGGACTACTATTttttatggtgcagtccaccttagatttatacaGTTTCATTGTTTtgatcatgtcctaacataagttaacaaaatagatagatggtgtggatatacaataaatacatcaatgtgagccctacAGTTTGGGCTACACTAATCTACCATAGGCAAAGGCCTCCATGGGTCCACCGTAATTCATGGATTcgcatcatccattcattttgtctgaTCATTTTTGGTtataaacctaaaaatgaggcgatccaaggcttaagtggaccgcatGATGGGGAGTTAGAAAATTCTTGAGAGCTGTAAAGGTTttcaccaagctgatatttgtgccttCCTTTCGTCGAGATCCACGTGACCTTGTGAAACAGGTTGATGGCAAACAAACAGGCGCGGCttgggtggatccccggatccaccaaaGCGGGTGGATCCTTTGGGACCTTGATGTATataccttacatccacgccgtccatccattttgacggctCATTTAGGGCATCCAAAatatgaagaaaatctaaatctatggtggaccacaccccaggaaACAAAGgcgatcgaccattaaaaatttcttgtgggccagaAGAGTTTCGGAGCAAGGTGATATTtctgtggtcccttcatccaggtctttgtgacctcatgaacaggttagatggaaaattaaCATTCTAGCtgccctcaggaagtttttaacggtgggtattcaatcatgattatttattgtggtgtgatccacctgatctaattcattttttaggccattgctctaaaatgagctttcaaaatggatggacggcgtggatgtaaggaacttacatcaaagtgggccccgcagtcagggatccaccgaaggtTCCGGTGGAAGGTTTCAACTGCGGGTGCCATTATGACCGCTGCTTCCcatggtgtcgtccacttgagccttagatcttaCTCATTTTGGGTTAATTCTGTAAAGTGATacggagaaatggatgaacggcgtagataaaacacatgcatcacggtggttcCACGTAGCTCCTGCCTAGTCCGAGTCCATCCAAGGAAGGGCAGAACGTGACGCAGCCCGCTTCCGTTTGGTGTGGCCCCGGTCCTCACCGAATCCGCTCCCGCTTACTTTAGCCGCATTTCAAAGTCCTTTCCCTCCGAAACAGGccccaaaaatctctctctctctctctctctctccgtagaTCTGAAAATAAGAGAAGGTTAGTAATCCAAAGCCCTAACATTTTTCCATCTTTCCTCTCTTGGAATGCATttctgttctttttcttccatcaGTTCATGGTTTTCAATCTCTCTTTTTATAATGGTTTTCTTTAATAATCCCTGAAAGCCAATGCTTTTCTTTCCTAATTCCTGACATCATGATGATTCTGTTATGTAATCAGTTTGGATCACAATCAGAACAAATCGGAAATAAATccgatcgattttttttttttcgtttgggTCACTGATCGTCAATGTGTAGTTCCACACGACACCAAAGAttcgatttatttttttttaatttgattttctttctatttttgttgtcTGATGAATTGGGTTTCCTTGAAGTTAGGCATGTCGAAGATAATCCGGGTTTTGAttggaatgtgattgggaatTCGTAAAATCGGAAAAACCTGATAATTTGGAACAAGAAAGCTGTGGGATGATGAATGGAGATGATTCTTGCGGTGGGCTTTTCAAGCCCCGTAGCGTGTTGGGTGATGTAACGAATCAAAATGGGAAGAGGGGATTCCCATTGAATCTGGGCAATTTCGTTCTTGGTAATGGAAATGGGTGTTTGAAAAATGGGGATGGGAAAGCTGAAAAAGATGATTTTTTGCGCCATGTTTCTTGTGGCGTAGAGAATTTGGATAAAGGGAAAGAGAATGCGGGCAGTGCGTTGATGGTATCTGAAAAGGTGGCAGATGGTATTGACAGATGCTTGCCTTTCTCGAAGGTGAAGCGTGCCTGTCATTCTGTGAACTCTGACATCGGTGTTGAGTCCACCCAAGACACCATAGTATTGGATGGGATTAAGGAGTTTCCGAGTTCATCGAACATTGATTTGCAGTTGAGGAGAGGTGATACCTTGATGCATGGAATTACGGAGGGTGAAGGGTCGAGAGATAGCTGCACTTCAAGCATTTCTGTTCCCGCACAATGTGATAAAGCTATGGAATCCTCAACTGCACCGGAACAAGAATCCCAGGATGACAGTGTGATGGTTGATGCTGATACTACAGGAAATGCCATTGGAATCGATGATGTGAAGGAAGCACTTGTAAGACATGCTTTCGGAAAGAATGAGAAGGGAAAATATGTTGTAGGGGATGTGCAGTTTTTGGCCTCAAGTGGTGGCAGTTATGAGTGTGTGGATTCACGAGTAAACTCAATGGGCACTGATGCTGTTCTGAGTCAAGAATCCCTGAACAAATCGAGTGTAATCGGGTCATCCGTTTCTAAAGCTTCTAATGTAAAAATGGATGTGAGATGTAGCAGTGATGACGTGCTTAATACTAATGACAGCTTAGGCTCGGAGAAAGCTTGCTCATGTTCTTTTTGTATGAAAGGTATATCTTGATACTATCTCAAAGGTTTTGATTAGCTTTCTAAATCTTTCTATGTCATGTATTGATCCCTTGGGACCTGTTTGGGTGTTTGGTGTTCCTTATTTTCATGCTGGGCTTGGATGTGCTCTTTGCAAATCTCACCTGGGTAACTTCATGCTCGAGTTGAAGTTATCCAGATGCTATCTTGGGGAGAAAGCACAGTTTCATGATGCAGTTTCCAGAAAAAGATCCACCCAGATGGACAGTTGTCTTGTCCAATGGTAAATTGTGTCATGTCCAAATGCTTAGACACTCATTTGGGTTTAGTAAGCCATGCATATGAAGATTGCAGTTCAATTCTCAAAACACAGTTCCTTAATCTTGTAAGAGGACTTATATGATACTCAGCTGCATTTGAtgtttgatacacaggcactcagaaatcgTGCACATCACATATATGAACTCAAATAAAACCGACTAGATTTTGCAGCCCACTGTCGCCAAGTCACAATCCAAAGATAATATTGgtggaacaatcctaacctctgattcatggacactcgTTTATGGAAATAGTACCTTtggatattttaaaattttcatttttaactgtccaaaaaatgtccaccaatcccctAGTCAGATAATCAGTAAAGCTTAATTTTTGGACCATGAGACATCCACAGTGGATACCATAAGTTGTGTAGTTTAATTTAACTACctgtatgccacatgtgcaatatctaagtaatttctaagtgcctgtgtatcatccatcacactgcagactatcaaagtttttct
This window encodes:
- the LOC131242242 gene encoding uncharacterized protein LOC131242242, yielding MMNGDDSCGGLFKPRSVLGDVTNQNGKRGFPLNLGNFVLGNGNGCLKNGDGKAEKDDFLRHVSCGVENLDKGKENAGSALMVSEKVADGIDRCLPFSKVKRACHSVNSDIGVESTQDTIVLDGIKEFPSSSNIDLQLRRGDTLMHGITEGEGSRDSCTSSISVPAQCDKAMESSTAPEQESQDDSVMVDADTTGNAIGIDDVKEALVRHAFGKNEKGKYVVGDVQFLASSGGSYECVDSRVNSMGTDAVLSQESLNKSSVIGSSVSKASNVKMDVRCSSDDVLNTNDSLGSEKACSCSFCMKAAYLWSDLHYQDTKGRLAALNKSRKEVKLLLARNYNHDDIQRVARESFNKSTKLEFNLMNQWKSLFIHTDDVLVREITQQQSNLFKLKELREQCGKELDIAEKVHSDKP